The following proteins are encoded in a genomic region of Corynebacterium atypicum:
- a CDS encoding bifunctional [glutamine synthetase] adenylyltransferase/[glutamine synthetase]-adenylyl-L-tyrosine phosphorylase: MTPHTFASDVPTPAVLGLTGPRASDDLSWLGWDTPSSTDVLWALAGCGDADLALNTAVRLVAASAEQESEAAGEGESAGQDAAQCAAARRLRDALQQSTELRVRFFALLGGSAALGDYVVAHAAQWKELLCELPTQAEMMQVLLGAVEATPAEFAVPPEPADPACAQADRAGTYRAQVTGPEAVRRLKEAYRGLLVRIAAFDLAGTYPSTKRHPGGEPLAYEEVVELLTQLADAALTAALAVGVAEVYKNAPLDGQLAVMALGKCGARELNYISDVDVVFVGSEASPKLTRLAGEFARIGTKCFFDVDANLRPEGRSGALVRTVASHVTYYRRWAQTWEFQALLKARAQTGYLPLGRDYLDQITPMVWQASQREEFVGDVQAMRARVVESVPAELKDRELKLGRGGLRDVEFAIQLLQMVHGRSDESLRETDTVAALKALIAGGYVGRDDGFSLISAYAFLRTLEHRLQLHRLKRTHSLPAAEDSHAWQWLARTAGFSPDAAGSSTDKLQVELKRVRRHVHQLHSKLFYRPLLQSVAAMSVDALKLSPQAAKLQLGALGYRHPSRAFEHLQALAAGSTRKAKIQALLLPTLMDWLGDTADPDLGLLNYRKLSEAAYHLRWFLRLLRDEGVVGQRLMHILGTSVFTAQLIIANPDFVRMLGDSATGPKLLDTSSQVVARSLVTATKRHDDPDRAIAVARSLRRTELARITSADLLGLMTVPEVCRALSAVWEAVLDAAIRAEVRFWLSEENLDRPPARIAVISMGRLGGAELGYGSDADVLFVAQPAAGVTDADAVSWAIKVCDSMRARLAKPSQDPPLEVDLGLRPEGRSGPTVRTVESYRRYYRQWGEVWETVALLRAAPVGGDPEVAEEFLAAIDPVRYPPGGVTEATLREVRRMKARIDTERLPRGADRNTHTKLGRGGLTDVEWTVQLLILEHAHECERLHNTSTLEALEVLAEESILDSGDAEVLRDAWLAATHARNALVLAKGKRVDQLPQPGPQLVNVAAAAGWAPADYQEFLEDYLRRTRRARRVVDRVFWGESTLEP, encoded by the coding sequence ATGACCCCGCACACCTTTGCCTCCGACGTCCCCACTCCCGCGGTGCTGGGGCTGACCGGCCCGCGCGCCAGCGATGATCTGAGCTGGCTGGGCTGGGACACCCCGTCCAGCACCGACGTGCTGTGGGCGCTGGCCGGCTGCGGCGACGCCGACCTCGCGCTCAACACCGCGGTGCGGTTGGTCGCAGCTTCGGCCGAGCAGGAATCGGAGGCCGCGGGAGAAGGCGAAAGCGCAGGCCAGGACGCAGCGCAGTGCGCGGCAGCCCGCCGGCTCCGGGACGCGTTGCAGCAGTCGACCGAACTGCGCGTCCGGTTTTTCGCGCTGCTGGGTGGCTCGGCGGCGCTGGGAGACTACGTGGTCGCCCACGCTGCGCAGTGGAAGGAGCTGCTTTGTGAGCTGCCCACGCAGGCTGAGATGATGCAGGTGCTGCTCGGTGCCGTCGAGGCGACGCCGGCTGAGTTCGCGGTACCGCCCGAGCCCGCCGATCCGGCGTGCGCGCAGGCAGACCGCGCGGGAACCTACCGCGCGCAGGTGACCGGGCCGGAGGCGGTGCGACGGCTCAAGGAAGCCTACCGCGGGCTCCTGGTGCGGATCGCGGCCTTCGATCTCGCCGGGACATATCCGAGCACCAAGCGTCACCCGGGCGGGGAGCCGCTGGCCTACGAAGAGGTGGTGGAGCTTCTCACCCAGCTTGCCGACGCCGCGCTCACCGCGGCGCTTGCCGTCGGGGTCGCCGAGGTGTACAAGAATGCGCCGCTTGACGGGCAGCTCGCCGTGATGGCATTGGGCAAGTGCGGGGCCCGCGAGCTGAACTACATTTCCGACGTCGACGTCGTCTTCGTCGGCAGCGAAGCGAGCCCGAAGCTGACCCGGCTGGCCGGGGAATTCGCGCGCATCGGGACGAAGTGCTTTTTCGACGTAGACGCGAACCTGCGCCCGGAAGGCCGCTCCGGGGCCCTGGTGCGCACGGTGGCCTCGCACGTCACCTATTACCGGCGGTGGGCACAGACCTGGGAGTTCCAGGCGCTGCTGAAGGCTAGAGCCCAAACGGGATACCTGCCACTGGGGCGGGACTACCTCGACCAGATCACCCCGATGGTCTGGCAGGCCAGCCAGCGCGAGGAGTTTGTCGGTGACGTGCAGGCGATGCGCGCGCGGGTGGTGGAATCGGTGCCCGCGGAGCTGAAGGACCGGGAACTGAAGCTGGGTCGCGGGGGCCTGCGCGACGTCGAATTTGCCATCCAGCTGCTGCAGATGGTCCACGGCCGCTCGGATGAAAGCCTGCGTGAAACGGACACGGTGGCTGCGCTCAAGGCGCTCATCGCTGGCGGCTACGTGGGCCGCGACGACGGTTTTTCCCTGATCTCCGCGTACGCGTTTCTGCGCACGCTTGAACATCGCCTTCAGCTGCACCGCCTCAAGCGGACGCACAGCCTTCCCGCTGCGGAAGACAGCCATGCCTGGCAGTGGCTGGCCCGGACCGCGGGCTTCTCCCCGGACGCCGCAGGCAGCTCGACGGACAAGCTGCAAGTTGAGCTCAAACGGGTGCGCCGGCACGTGCACCAGCTGCATTCGAAGCTGTTCTACCGGCCGCTGTTGCAGAGCGTGGCCGCGATGAGCGTGGATGCGCTGAAGCTGAGCCCACAGGCCGCCAAGCTCCAGCTGGGGGCACTCGGTTACCGGCATCCCAGTAGGGCATTCGAGCACCTCCAGGCGCTGGCCGCGGGCAGCACCCGTAAGGCGAAGATTCAGGCGCTGCTCCTGCCCACGCTGATGGATTGGCTGGGGGATACCGCGGACCCGGACTTGGGCCTGTTGAACTACCGCAAGCTCTCCGAGGCCGCCTACCACCTGCGCTGGTTTTTGCGGCTGTTGCGCGATGAAGGGGTGGTCGGTCAGCGGCTCATGCACATCCTGGGCACCTCGGTTTTTACTGCGCAGTTAATCATCGCCAACCCCGATTTTGTGCGGATGCTCGGCGATTCAGCCACCGGGCCGAAGTTACTCGACACTTCCTCCCAGGTGGTGGCTCGCTCATTGGTGACGGCCACGAAGCGCCACGACGACCCAGACCGGGCGATCGCCGTGGCCCGGTCGCTCAGGCGCACCGAACTCGCCCGCATCACCTCCGCGGACCTGCTCGGACTGATGACGGTGCCGGAGGTGTGTCGGGCGCTTTCGGCGGTCTGGGAGGCGGTACTGGACGCCGCTATCCGCGCCGAGGTGCGCTTTTGGCTGAGCGAAGAAAACCTCGATCGGCCGCCCGCGCGCATAGCGGTGATCAGCATGGGCCGCTTGGGCGGCGCGGAACTGGGATATGGCTCCGATGCTGACGTTTTGTTCGTCGCGCAGCCGGCGGCAGGGGTAACCGATGCGGACGCAGTGTCCTGGGCGATCAAGGTCTGCGACTCGATGCGCGCACGTCTAGCAAAACCCTCCCAGGACCCGCCGCTGGAAGTAGACCTGGGCTTGCGCCCGGAGGGCCGCAGTGGCCCCACCGTGCGCACCGTAGAAAGCTACCGGCGCTACTACCGCCAATGGGGCGAAGTGTGGGAGACGGTGGCGCTGCTGCGGGCCGCCCCGGTGGGCGGCGACCCGGAGGTGGCCGAAGAATTCCTCGCCGCCATCGATCCAGTGCGCTACCCCCCGGGCGGTGTTACCGAAGCCACGCTGCGCGAGGTCCGCCGGATGAAAGCGCGGATTGACACCGAACGCCTGCCCCGCGGCGCCGATCGAAATACGCACACCAAGCTGGGGCGCGGCGGACTGACCGACGTCGAGTGGACGGTGCAGCTGCTGATCCTCGAGCACGCGCACGAGTGCGAGCGGCTACACAACACCTCGACCCTCGAGGCGCTCGAGGTACTCGCCGAGGAGAGCATCCTCGATTCCGGCGACGCCGAGGTGCTTCGCGACGCCTGGCTCGCGGCCACGCACGCGCGCAACGCGCTCGTCCTAGCCAAGGGCAAGCGCGTCGACCAGCTCCCGCAGCCAGGCCCGCAGCTGGTGAACGTGGCCGCGGCGGCCGGCTGGGCCCCGGCGGATTACCAGGAGTTTTTAGAGGACTACCTGCGCCGCACCCGGCGAGCGCGCCGGGTGGTCGACCGCGTCTTCTGGGGCGAGTCCACCCTTGAGCCCTAA
- a CDS encoding glutamine synthetase family protein, translated as MNSQQEFVLRTVEERDVRFIRLWFTDIQGYLKSVMMSPSELEGAFEEGAGFDGSSVEGFARLSEADTILLPDPSTFQLMPFDREQSEIRAARMFCDISMPDGQPSLSDPRQVLRRQVESAAADGFSCVVSPEIEFYLLSKHPAADGITPVPTDNGGYFDQAGHNEVPNFRREAMVALEAMGIATEFSHHETAPGQQEIDLRHADVLTMADNIMTFRYVIKQVALDNGVRASFMPKPFQDYAGSAMHSHMSLFEGERNAFHDPDDEFSLSVTAKQFIAGILRHASEITAVTNQWVNSYKRIMFGNEAPTAATWGVSNRSALVRVPTYRLNKEESRRVEVRSVDSGCNPYLSYAVLLGAGLKGIREGYELEDPAEDNISLLTRRERRAMGYIDLPRSLDHALRKFESSELMAEILGEHVYEYFLRAKWKEWHSYQEQITSWELESLLDY; from the coding sequence ATGAATAGCCAACAGGAATTCGTCCTGCGCACCGTAGAGGAACGCGACGTTCGGTTCATTCGACTCTGGTTTACAGATATCCAGGGCTACCTCAAATCCGTGATGATGTCGCCTTCGGAGCTCGAGGGTGCCTTCGAGGAGGGGGCGGGATTCGATGGCTCCTCGGTCGAAGGATTCGCCCGGCTGTCCGAGGCGGACACGATTCTGCTGCCAGATCCCTCGACCTTTCAGCTCATGCCGTTTGACCGGGAACAAAGTGAGATCCGGGCGGCGCGGATGTTCTGCGACATTTCGATGCCCGACGGGCAGCCCTCGCTGTCTGACCCCCGCCAGGTGCTACGGCGCCAGGTGGAAAGCGCCGCCGCCGACGGATTCTCCTGCGTGGTCTCTCCGGAGATCGAGTTCTATTTGCTGAGTAAGCACCCGGCGGCCGACGGGATTACCCCCGTGCCTACCGATAACGGCGGGTACTTCGATCAGGCAGGCCACAACGAGGTGCCCAATTTTCGCCGCGAGGCCATGGTCGCCCTGGAGGCGATGGGAATCGCTACCGAGTTCTCGCACCACGAGACGGCCCCGGGGCAGCAGGAGATCGACCTCCGGCACGCCGATGTGCTCACCATGGCAGATAACATCATGACTTTCCGGTACGTGATCAAGCAGGTGGCGCTCGATAACGGGGTCCGGGCCAGCTTCATGCCCAAGCCCTTCCAGGACTATGCGGGCTCGGCGATGCACTCGCACATGTCGTTGTTTGAGGGCGAGCGCAACGCCTTCCATGACCCCGACGACGAATTCTCGCTTTCCGTCACCGCGAAGCAGTTCATCGCCGGGATCCTGCGGCACGCCTCGGAGATCACGGCGGTGACTAACCAATGGGTGAATTCCTACAAACGCATCATGTTTGGCAACGAGGCGCCCACGGCCGCGACCTGGGGAGTGTCCAATCGCTCGGCGCTGGTGCGGGTACCTACCTACCGGCTGAACAAGGAGGAATCGCGGCGTGTCGAGGTCCGCAGCGTCGACTCCGGTTGCAATCCCTACCTTTCCTACGCTGTGTTGTTGGGCGCAGGGCTTAAAGGCATCCGTGAGGGCTACGAGCTGGAGGATCCGGCCGAGGACAACATCTCTCTTTTGACTCGCCGGGAACGCCGCGCGATGGGCTACATCGACCTGCCGCGGTCCTTGGATCACGCGCTGCGCAAATTCGAGTCGTCTGAGTTGATGGCAGAGATCCTCGGCGAGCACGTCTATGAATACTTCTTGCGGGCAAAGTGGAAAGAGTGGCATAGCTACCAAGAGCAGATCACCTCGTGGGAGCTGGAGTCCCTCCTGGACTACTAG
- a CDS encoding DUF2786 domain-containing protein yields MASHTSATGCAPGCTCHYRAVYQLTQAAEYGWLPADIRHLLRSQPPGLVAALCVQAAADLGPGVTSAMARVWRDTAAVSPPGSTGSHVPASLLSKLSATNRLLGDATLVTAGLGYEAGRPQMPAEKRSDRPALLRRVRHLLDKAAATNFPAEAESFTAKAHELRQRYLLDELQELPHDHPDTPVVERRFYLESPWVNYQFSLLVAIARAQRCRGLLYSDLGIVSTFGTPEDLEITGELFSRLNRVRDLAMRIGPGAYHAAAHRQTSAYRRSFQYAFASRIGQRLLETNEAALADSAADEGHRGALMVHLDRRERAAAEALSQVCPSTKLVRLSAHHPGGYTDGFAAAESTPLGAELGSHQNESGQHPAPDAGAGDALPAPQPPHPVTM; encoded by the coding sequence ATGGCTTCGCACACTTCGGCCACCGGCTGCGCACCCGGTTGCACCTGCCACTACCGCGCCGTCTACCAGCTCACGCAGGCAGCAGAATATGGCTGGCTGCCGGCCGACATCCGGCACCTGCTGCGCTCGCAGCCTCCCGGTCTCGTAGCAGCACTGTGCGTTCAGGCCGCAGCCGATCTCGGTCCGGGCGTCACGTCCGCGATGGCCCGGGTCTGGCGCGACACCGCCGCGGTGAGCCCACCGGGCTCCACCGGCAGCCACGTCCCAGCCAGCCTGCTGAGCAAGCTCAGCGCCACCAACCGGCTGCTTGGCGACGCCACCCTGGTCACCGCAGGTCTCGGCTATGAGGCCGGCCGCCCACAGATGCCGGCCGAGAAAAGAAGCGACCGCCCGGCGCTGCTGCGCCGAGTACGCCACCTACTGGACAAAGCGGCCGCCACAAATTTTCCAGCCGAGGCCGAAAGCTTCACCGCCAAAGCCCACGAGCTGCGCCAGCGCTACCTCCTCGATGAGCTGCAAGAGCTCCCACACGACCACCCAGATACCCCGGTGGTCGAGCGCCGCTTCTATCTGGAATCGCCCTGGGTGAATTACCAGTTCTCCCTTCTCGTGGCCATCGCACGCGCGCAACGCTGCCGCGGGTTGCTCTACTCCGACCTAGGCATAGTGTCCACCTTCGGCACTCCCGAAGACCTAGAGATAACCGGCGAGCTCTTCTCCCGCCTCAACCGGGTACGTGACCTCGCCATGCGCATCGGGCCGGGCGCCTACCACGCCGCCGCACACAGGCAGACCAGCGCCTATCGGAGGTCCTTTCAATACGCCTTTGCCTCTCGCATCGGGCAGCGCCTCCTTGAGACCAACGAGGCCGCGCTCGCTGACAGCGCGGCCGACGAAGGCCACCGAGGCGCTCTCATGGTGCACCTCGACCGGCGCGAGCGCGCCGCGGCCGAGGCCCTGTCGCAGGTCTGCCCGTCGACCAAACTCGTCAGGCTCTCCGCACACCACCCGGGCGGCTATACCGATGGCTTTGCAGCCGCGGAAAGCACGCCGCTAGGCGCTGAGCTCGGCTCGCACCAAAACGAGTCGGGCCAGCACCCGGCGCCCGATGCGGGTGCCGGGGATGCGCTTCCCGCGCCGCAACCGCCTCACCCGGTTACGATGTGA
- a CDS encoding CHAD domain-containing protein — MSTSAFLEVEQTYAAQQHTEVPDLTRIAEVDLSGDPADFHLFAIYFDTEDLRLTREKITLRRRTGGHDDGWHLKLPSTDGRMEISAPLAATVPDTGAESDAVYPEPQPPQELVDRVRAIVRNHRLVPVAEVANHRSEIELLGPDRHPVAHFCDDRVDARALLTGEDTSWREWELELTADTAGTALGAAVMQSATEIFAAAGAKLSDSPSKLVRALGSSLGSAPHPPAPQGFSDTAQSDPCARILAELAESRRTLLAADPGARTGRTRAIRQMLHATRQVRHLIYLYASLFVDADSPAAADERLDRLVSAAAKLAYLARVLEEADDTHDVDRRLRALFDADRTGLVAKSTAELLTGASRTQLTRARARLQRTLASAEYLAVLDDLDSVLVEPPFPSHAEQRKVGGVIVREVKRAFIDYRNERRTTSDLMAHPQATHRDLATSFKHMLVTAQALATIAELADRLTEYRSGKLARQADKLAAELHQAVISDATCALIMQRARQARRHGQDTFGFGVLYQAESSHFTQITDALRQRRGKTRSAFKRFKKSTSRR; from the coding sequence GTGAGCACCTCTGCATTCCTCGAAGTAGAGCAGACCTACGCGGCACAGCAGCACACCGAGGTTCCCGACCTCACCCGGATCGCCGAGGTTGACCTTTCTGGGGATCCTGCAGACTTCCATCTCTTTGCCATTTATTTTGACACCGAGGACCTCCGGCTAACGCGCGAGAAAATTACGCTGCGCAGGCGAACCGGCGGCCATGACGACGGCTGGCACTTGAAACTTCCAAGCACCGACGGGCGCATGGAGATCAGCGCCCCGCTTGCGGCCACCGTGCCAGATACCGGAGCCGAAAGCGATGCCGTCTACCCCGAACCGCAGCCGCCCCAAGAGCTAGTCGACCGAGTCCGCGCGATCGTGCGCAACCACCGCCTGGTGCCGGTTGCCGAGGTAGCTAACCATCGCAGCGAGATCGAGCTGCTCGGCCCGGACCGCCACCCCGTCGCCCACTTTTGCGACGACCGCGTCGACGCCCGCGCCCTTTTGACCGGCGAGGACACCAGCTGGCGCGAGTGGGAACTCGAACTGACCGCAGACACCGCGGGCACGGCTTTGGGGGCGGCCGTCATGCAGTCCGCCACCGAGATCTTCGCCGCTGCAGGCGCCAAGCTCTCGGATTCCCCCTCTAAGCTTGTGCGCGCGCTAGGTTCCAGCCTGGGCTCGGCGCCGCACCCTCCGGCGCCCCAGGGCTTCAGCGACACCGCGCAGTCCGACCCCTGCGCGCGCATCTTGGCGGAGCTGGCGGAGTCACGGCGCACGCTGCTCGCCGCAGACCCTGGCGCTCGCACGGGACGCACGCGCGCGATTAGGCAGATGCTGCACGCCACCCGCCAGGTGCGCCACCTTATCTATCTGTACGCAAGCCTCTTCGTTGACGCGGATTCCCCGGCGGCCGCCGACGAGCGCTTGGACCGTTTGGTCAGCGCAGCGGCCAAACTCGCCTACCTGGCCCGCGTCCTCGAGGAGGCAGACGATACCCACGACGTAGACAGGCGCCTGCGCGCGCTCTTCGACGCGGATCGCACCGGGCTCGTTGCCAAATCCACCGCGGAGCTGCTCACGGGGGCGAGCCGCACGCAGCTGACGCGAGCGCGGGCTCGGCTCCAACGCACCCTCGCGTCCGCGGAGTACCTGGCGGTGCTCGACGATCTCGATTCCGTCCTCGTCGAGCCGCCCTTCCCCAGCCACGCAGAACAGCGAAAAGTCGGCGGCGTCATCGTCCGCGAGGTCAAACGCGCCTTCATCGACTATCGCAACGAGCGTCGCACCACCTCGGATCTGATGGCTCACCCCCAGGCCACGCACCGAGACCTAGCGACCTCGTTCAAACACATGCTGGTGACGGCCCAGGCGCTGGCGACGATCGCCGAGCTGGCCGACAGACTCACCGAGTACCGCTCAGGCAAGCTCGCCCGCCAAGCCGACAAGTTAGCCGCCGAGCTGCACCAGGCTGTGATCTCCGATGCGACGTGCGCACTTATCATGCAGCGGGCCCGGCAAGCCCGGCGCCACGGGCAGGACACCTTTGGCTTCGGGGTGCTCTACCAGGCGGAAAGCTCGCACTTCACACAGATCACCGACGCCTTAAGGCAGCGCCGGGGAAAGACTCGCAGCGCCTTCAAGCGGTTTAAAAAGTCGACCAGCCGCCGCTAA
- a CDS encoding GHMP family kinase ATP-binding protein, with amino-acid sequence MKATDRDAFSDSDQAEYLHEKALTRHEELWHTRAQAVGHAPATYSLIGEHTDRFGGVVLMGLSHQRAAVAVSARDDQLIAVDATTPAGRLSGQVSWSALTEVARASESPHPGAPFGADAEQPGPRVRAGDSPADPGAELALEVSAVLWSMIHRQLASRELTGLSVTIASEVPEGVGLGSGAAVTTALAVGLAQLDPTFVDDPPTRTKIAEALSASSQLSGQHATLRARYFAALRGQAGKLAVIDYADNSVAMIEVPSSANYQTVLAYPTRTYDAAAALHVLHRQDDLIARAEQSFSVPSLRQLPDAAVRVAQLVAAVHEVLGEDQAPGLKDTRAWLGFWDRETRRAQQAARALRTQNWAEFLDVLNESQADITASYGLPGAGRDAPAAGLAKQLAATGVRSVRCAAAGLTQAVLAVVSSPILPAVGAAAGEHEQDYCTVALSPGYPGAGRAIPTATG; translated from the coding sequence ATGAAAGCAACTGACCGCGACGCCTTCTCTGATTCCGACCAGGCAGAATACCTGCACGAAAAGGCGCTGACCCGGCACGAAGAGCTCTGGCATACCCGGGCGCAGGCGGTGGGGCACGCGCCTGCCACCTACTCACTCATCGGGGAGCACACCGACCGCTTCGGCGGCGTCGTCCTCATGGGGCTTTCCCACCAGCGCGCGGCGGTAGCCGTCAGCGCGCGCGACGATCAACTCATCGCCGTCGACGCTACGACGCCAGCCGGCCGCCTCTCCGGCCAGGTGAGCTGGAGTGCACTTACCGAGGTAGCGCGCGCGTCCGAGTCTCCTCACCCCGGCGCGCCGTTCGGGGCCGATGCAGAGCAGCCGGGGCCTCGGGTACGCGCCGGCGACAGCCCCGCCGACCCCGGGGCCGAGCTGGCCCTCGAGGTCAGCGCGGTGCTGTGGTCCATGATCCACCGCCAGCTGGCCTCTCGCGAGCTGACCGGGTTGTCTGTGACAATCGCCAGCGAGGTCCCCGAGGGCGTCGGCTTAGGCTCTGGCGCGGCGGTGACGACGGCGCTGGCCGTCGGCTTGGCGCAGCTCGACCCCACGTTCGTCGACGACCCGCCCACCAGGACCAAGATCGCCGAAGCGCTCTCCGCCAGCAGCCAACTTTCCGGCCAGCACGCCACCTTGCGCGCCCGCTACTTTGCGGCGCTGCGCGGCCAGGCCGGCAAGCTCGCGGTCATCGACTATGCGGACAACTCGGTGGCCATGATCGAGGTGCCCTCGTCCGCGAACTATCAGACGGTCTTGGCATATCCGACGCGGACCTATGATGCGGCGGCGGCGCTGCACGTGCTCCACCGCCAAGATGACCTCATTGCCCGCGCCGAGCAGTCATTCAGCGTGCCCAGCCTGCGCCAGCTTCCCGACGCCGCGGTGCGCGTCGCGCAGCTCGTCGCAGCCGTGCACGAGGTTCTCGGCGAGGACCAGGCGCCGGGGCTGAAAGATACCCGCGCCTGGTTGGGTTTCTGGGACCGTGAGACGCGCCGTGCGCAACAGGCTGCCCGGGCACTGCGCACCCAGAACTGGGCGGAATTTCTCGACGTCCTCAACGAGTCCCAGGCGGACATCACGGCCAGCTACGGGCTTCCCGGGGCGGGGCGCGACGCCCCGGCCGCGGGGCTCGCCAAGCAGCTGGCGGCCACCGGCGTGAGGAGTGTGCGCTGCGCTGCCGCAGGCCTTACGCAGGCGGTGCTAGCGGTTGTTTCCTCTCCTATACTCCCGGCAGTTGGCGCAGCCGCCGGAGAACACGAGCAGGACTATTGCACCGTGGCCCTGTCGCCAGGGTATCCGGGCGCAGGTCGGGCTATTCCTACCGCCACGGGCTAG